The Saccharomonospora glauca K62 genome has a segment encoding these proteins:
- a CDS encoding YceD family protein, which translates to MSEESSSPERANARNPWLFDTHELSRRPGSSLPLRRELPVETALGVPDVVEVPSGSTVTVDLLAESVVEGVLVSGTASARTEGQCSRCLDPVSGDVEVNVTELFAYPESTTDETTEEDEVSRIVDDWIDLEPMVRDAVVLALPLAPLCSEDCAGLCSGCGVKWADLEPGHGHETIDPRWAALVQRLEETPGGGTADGSNR; encoded by the coding sequence ATGTCTGAAGAGAGCTCCAGCCCCGAGCGCGCCAACGCGCGCAATCCGTGGCTGTTCGACACCCATGAGCTGAGCCGTCGGCCCGGTTCGAGCCTGCCGCTGCGGCGTGAGCTGCCGGTCGAGACGGCGCTGGGCGTCCCCGACGTCGTCGAGGTGCCCTCGGGTTCGACGGTGACCGTGGACCTGTTGGCGGAGTCCGTGGTCGAAGGCGTACTCGTGAGCGGCACCGCGTCCGCGCGGACCGAGGGCCAGTGCTCGCGTTGCCTGGACCCGGTCTCCGGCGACGTCGAGGTGAACGTCACCGAGCTGTTCGCCTACCCGGAGTCCACCACCGACGAGACCACCGAGGAAGACGAGGTCAGCCGGATCGTCGACGACTGGATCGACCTGGAGCCGATGGTCCGTGACGCCGTCGTCCTCGCCCTGCCGCTCGCGCCGTTGTGCAGCGAGGACTGCGCGGGACTGTGCTCGGGCTGCGGTGTGAAGTGGGCCGATCTCGAGCCCGGTCACGGGCATGAGACCATAGACCCTCGGTGGGCCGCGCTGGTGCAGCGCCTGGAGGAGACTCCGGGTGGCGGCACGGCTGACGGCTCCAACCGGTAA
- the rpmF gene encoding 50S ribosomal protein L32, which translates to MAVPKRKMSRSNTRSRRSQWKASPVQLVACQNRACRQLKPQHVACPHCGQYAGRQVVEPA; encoded by the coding sequence GTGGCTGTCCCCAAGCGGAAGATGTCGCGTTCCAACACTCGCTCGCGCCGCTCGCAGTGGAAGGCGAGCCCGGTGCAGCTGGTGGCTTGCCAGAACCGCGCCTGCCGGCAGTTGAAGCCGCAGCACGTCGCTTGCCCGCACTGTGGCCAGTACGCCGGTCGTCAGGTTGTCGAGCCGGCGTAA
- the rnc gene encoding ribonuclease III: MGGKSPSGPAADPASLLEALGVELDSELLTLALTHRSYAYENGGLPPNERLEFLGDAVLSLVVTDHLYRQHPDLPEGQLAKLRASVVNMHALAGVARSLGEGGLGAHLLLGKGEELTGGRDKASILADGLEAVIGAVYLAHGVETARELVHRLFGTLLDEAPRRGAGLDWKTSLQELTASAGLGVPEYKVADTGPDHRKEFSAVVLVGGRDLGHGEGTTKKEAEQKAAEAAWRALDAELSSDDEDQAEERAE, translated from the coding sequence ATGGGGGGTAAGTCGCCAAGCGGACCGGCAGCCGATCCCGCATCCCTTCTCGAAGCGCTCGGTGTCGAGCTCGACAGCGAGTTGCTGACTCTTGCTCTGACCCACCGTTCGTACGCCTACGAGAACGGGGGGCTCCCGCCGAACGAGCGGCTGGAGTTCCTCGGTGACGCGGTGCTCAGTCTGGTGGTCACCGACCACCTGTACCGCCAGCACCCGGATCTGCCCGAGGGGCAGTTGGCGAAGTTGCGGGCCAGTGTCGTGAACATGCACGCGCTGGCCGGGGTGGCGAGGAGCCTCGGTGAGGGCGGGCTCGGCGCTCACCTGCTGCTCGGTAAGGGGGAGGAACTCACCGGCGGCAGGGACAAGGCCAGCATCCTCGCGGACGGCCTGGAGGCCGTGATCGGTGCCGTCTATCTCGCACACGGCGTCGAGACCGCGCGGGAGTTGGTGCATCGGCTGTTCGGCACCCTGCTCGACGAGGCGCCGCGTCGGGGAGCGGGCCTGGACTGGAAGACCAGCCTCCAGGAACTCACCGCGTCAGCCGGCCTCGGGGTGCCCGAGTACAAGGTCGCGGACACCGGCCCCGACCACCGCAAGGAGTTCAGCGCGGTGGTCCTCGTGGGCGGTCGCGACCTGGGGCACGGCGAGGGCACCACCAAGAAGGAGGCCGAGCAGAAGGCCGCAGAGGCGGCCTGGCGGGCTCTCGACGCGGAGCTTTCGTCCGACGACGAGGACCAAGCCGAGGAGCGGGCGGAGTAG
- the mutM gene encoding bifunctional DNA-formamidopyrimidine glycosylase/DNA-(apurinic or apyrimidinic site) lyase: MPELPEVEVVRSGLETHVVGRTVASVEVLHPRAIRRHVPGEADFVGRLTGAKITATRRRGKYLWFDLADGTAVLAHLGMSGQMLVQPRDAVDEKHLRVRFRFADDGPELRFVDQRTFGGLSLSDLVEIDGTVVPSAVAHIARDPMDPLFDVVAVSRALRARRTEVKRALLDQTLVSGIGNIYADEALWRVGLHWSRPTDRLTAAQARDVLTAAADVMAEALRVGGTSFDSLYVNVNGESGYFSRSLDAYGREGEPCRRCGSPIVREAFANRSSFSCPRCQPRPRIRRR; this comes from the coding sequence GTGCCCGAGTTACCCGAGGTCGAGGTCGTCAGATCCGGCCTCGAAACCCATGTGGTCGGGCGCACGGTGGCCTCGGTCGAGGTCCTGCACCCGAGGGCGATCCGGCGTCATGTGCCCGGTGAGGCCGACTTCGTCGGTCGGCTCACCGGTGCCAAGATCACGGCCACGCGGCGCCGGGGCAAGTACCTGTGGTTCGACCTGGCCGACGGTACCGCCGTGCTCGCCCACCTGGGGATGAGCGGGCAGATGCTCGTGCAGCCGCGGGACGCGGTGGACGAGAAACACCTGCGGGTCCGGTTCCGGTTCGCCGACGACGGGCCGGAGCTGAGGTTCGTGGACCAGCGCACGTTCGGCGGCCTGTCGCTGTCGGACCTGGTGGAGATCGACGGCACGGTGGTGCCCTCGGCCGTGGCTCACATCGCGCGCGACCCGATGGACCCGCTGTTCGACGTCGTCGCCGTCTCCCGCGCCCTGCGAGCCCGGCGTACCGAGGTCAAGCGCGCGTTGCTCGACCAGACCCTGGTCTCCGGGATCGGCAACATCTACGCCGACGAGGCGTTGTGGCGGGTGGGGCTGCACTGGTCGCGTCCCACGGATCGTCTCACCGCGGCGCAGGCACGTGACGTGCTCACCGCGGCGGCCGACGTGATGGCCGAGGCGTTGCGGGTGGGGGGCACGTCCTTCGATTCGCTCTACGTCAACGTCAACGGCGAGTCGGGTTACTTCTCCCGGTCGCTCGACGCCTACGGGCGGGAGGGCGAACCCTGCCGTCGGTGTGGTTCGCCGATCGTGCGCGAGGCGTTCGCCAATCGCTCGTCGTTCAGTTGTCCGCGTTGCCAGCCGAGGCCGCGAATCCGCCGTCGTTAG
- a CDS encoding PadR family transcriptional regulator, with product METSQLLKGVLDLAVLAVLRRGDGYGYDVLRRLRRVGLEDVGDASVYGTLRRLYKAGLLTTYVVASEEGPHRKYYGLNESGRARLVESEKTWRGFAATMERLLGEDL from the coding sequence GTGGAGACGAGTCAACTGCTGAAGGGCGTGCTCGACCTCGCGGTTCTGGCGGTGCTTCGACGCGGTGACGGCTACGGCTACGACGTGCTGAGACGTCTGCGTCGGGTGGGACTGGAGGACGTCGGCGACGCCTCGGTGTACGGAACGTTGCGACGGCTGTACAAGGCAGGGCTGCTCACCACGTACGTGGTGGCCAGTGAGGAAGGCCCTCACCGCAAGTACTACGGGCTCAACGAGTCGGGACGCGCGCGGCTTGTGGAGTCGGAGAAGACCTGGCGCGGTTTCGCGGCCACGATGGAGCGCCTGTTGGGAGAGGATCTATGA
- a CDS encoding DUF1700 domain-containing protein translates to MSAHTHPVVRAYLARVRTALSDLPAAEVEEIVEDVRPHLTEIVERLGERASVDAVAEELGAPESYAAELRTAGEYPPAPSTKGFVEKSRPMLARAALAGLLAATICAAASGLRMGVNWADDKALPLLLFTVVLAAGSAGYLILQGSHDVWALPEVRKFVERTGLRGAGSRGKNPLQVISPVWWVVAAVLLGMFAFAAASSPLVVVTFLVLAGLMLWAGPMSARERRWGALVLPLSALVVGGVVGTGGSIVQRINQPDWAYDDPYAYTSWNLDEGAESELYYGSRTLENLYVFDAEGQPLTDVYVYAEDGSPVLLPRYGCDPNTGEKIHTGRDNQFPRPRIEQGGWDEHGTVNGYNVDRPFCEEVEGVPFTVAVPSGK, encoded by the coding sequence ATGAGCGCACACACTCACCCCGTCGTACGCGCCTACCTGGCTCGGGTGCGGACGGCGCTGTCGGACCTGCCCGCTGCGGAGGTCGAGGAGATCGTCGAGGACGTCAGGCCGCATCTGACGGAGATCGTGGAGAGACTGGGGGAGCGGGCCAGCGTCGATGCCGTGGCCGAGGAGCTCGGCGCTCCGGAAAGCTACGCCGCCGAGCTTCGCACGGCGGGGGAGTATCCGCCCGCGCCGAGCACGAAGGGGTTCGTCGAGAAGTCACGTCCGATGCTCGCCCGTGCGGCGTTGGCGGGGCTGCTCGCGGCCACGATCTGTGCTGCCGCGTCGGGGCTGAGGATGGGGGTCAACTGGGCCGACGACAAGGCGCTGCCGTTGCTGTTGTTCACCGTCGTGCTGGCGGCGGGTTCGGCCGGTTACCTGATTCTCCAGGGCTCGCACGACGTGTGGGCCCTGCCCGAGGTCCGCAAGTTCGTGGAACGGACCGGGCTGCGAGGCGCGGGGTCGCGGGGGAAGAACCCGCTCCAGGTGATCAGTCCGGTGTGGTGGGTGGTCGCGGCGGTGTTGCTGGGGATGTTCGCCTTCGCTGCGGCCTCGAGCCCCCTCGTGGTGGTGACGTTCCTGGTGCTGGCCGGGCTCATGCTGTGGGCCGGACCCATGTCCGCGCGGGAGCGGCGCTGGGGAGCCCTGGTGCTGCCGCTGTCGGCGCTGGTGGTGGGAGGAGTCGTCGGTACGGGAGGCTCCATCGTGCAGCGGATCAACCAACCGGACTGGGCTTACGACGACCCCTACGCCTACACGTCCTGGAATCTCGACGAAGGAGCGGAGTCCGAGCTGTACTACGGTTCGCGAACGTTGGAGAACCTGTACGTGTTCGACGCCGAGGGCCAGCCTCTCACCGACGTCTACGTCTATGCCGAGGACGGAAGCCCGGTGCTGCTGCCGCGGTACGGGTGTGACCCGAACACGGGGGAGAAGATCCACACCGGGCGGGACAACCAGTTCCCGCGTCCGCGCATCGAGCAGGGTGGCTGGGACGAGCACGGCACCGTCAACGGCTACAACGTCGACCGGCCGTTCTGCGAGGAGGTCGAGGGAGTGCCGTTCACGGTGGCCGTTCCCAGCGGCAAGTGA
- a CDS encoding general stress protein: MTQAFSQTAFSPTPQASQLPTMPTGWPIGSYATYAEAQRAVDHLADKNFPVQDVTIVGVDPLLVERVAARLTWGKVLGSGAMSGAWFGLFVGLLLSLFTPGAGLTPILIGLLSGVAFGMAFAAAGYAATRGRRDFISHSQLVATRYDVLCQPRNAEAGRDLLAQLAMSSGRGF; the protein is encoded by the coding sequence ATGACCCAGGCGTTCTCCCAGACGGCGTTCTCCCCGACGCCCCAGGCGTCGCAGCTGCCGACCATGCCCACGGGCTGGCCGATCGGCTCGTACGCCACCTACGCGGAGGCGCAGCGTGCCGTCGACCACCTCGCCGACAAGAACTTCCCGGTGCAGGACGTCACCATCGTGGGCGTCGACCCGTTGCTGGTCGAACGCGTCGCCGCGCGCCTGACCTGGGGAAAGGTCCTGGGTAGCGGAGCGATGTCCGGCGCCTGGTTCGGTCTTTTCGTCGGCCTGCTGCTCAGCCTCTTCACCCCCGGCGCCGGACTCACCCCCATCCTGATCGGTCTGCTCTCCGGTGTCGCCTTCGGCATGGCGTTCGCCGCCGCGGGCTACGCCGCCACACGTGGGCGCCGTGACTTCATCTCCCACAGCCAACTGGTGGCCACCCGCTACGACGTCCTGTGCCAGCCGCGCAACGCCGAGGCCGGACGCGACCTGCTGGCCCAACTCGCGATGTCGAGTGGACGAGGGTTTTAA